Proteins from a genomic interval of Fundulus heteroclitus isolate FHET01 chromosome 21, MU-UCD_Fhet_4.1, whole genome shotgun sequence:
- the LOC118556869 gene encoding checkpoint protein HUS1-like has product MKFRGKIIDVACLNHFTRVVTTISKLTKTCVLRLTPDNLFFILSGKVTNGGVSMWCELLQNNFFDEYQMEGVSSEFNQICLEVSPENLSRALRTVQCAKSVKIKLTKKHCACLTVAAELPTLSSASRVVTHDVPVEVIPRRLWQEFKEPVMPDFDVSIYLPPLKMLKNVVDRMKNLSNFLVIEANMNGEMNLKIQTDLVSVSTHFKDLGNPPWGEDASQDGGPSQRGDPELLAEATVDIRKLQQFLVGQQVNPSKAMCNIVHQNVVHLILLHEDVSLQYFIPAVA; this is encoded by the exons ATGAAGTTTCGGGGGAAAATAATCGACGTGGCCTGTTTGAACCACTTCACCA GAGTGGTGACCACCATCTCCAAGCTGACCAAGACCTGCGTCCTGCGGCTGACTCCAGACAACCTGTTCTTCATCCTGTCAGGAAAAGTGACCAACGGAGGCGTCAGCATGTGGTGTGAACTGCTGCAG AACAACTTCTTCGATGAGTACCAGATGGAGGGCGTGTCCTCAGAGTTCAACCAGATCTGCCTGgaggtgtctccagagaacctGTCCCGGGCCCTCAGGACGGTCCAGTGCGCCAAGTCTGTGAAGATAAAGCTGACCAAGAAGCACTGCGCCTGTCTGACCGTGGCTGCTGAGCTG CCCACCCTGTCCAGCGCCAGCAGAGTCGTCACTCATGACGTTCCTGTTGAGGTGATTCCTAGAAGACTCTGGCAGGAGTTCAAAGAACCCGTCATGCCCGACTTTGAT GTGAGCATCTACCTTCCTCCCCTGAAGATGTTGAAGAACGTGGTGGACAGGATGAAGAACCTCTCTAACTTCCTG gTAATCGAGGCCAACATGAACGGAGAGATGAACCTGAAGATCCAGACAGACCTGGTTTCTGTCTCCACTCACTTCAAAGACCTGGGGAACCCTCCGTGGG GTGAAGACGCCTCCCAGGACGGAGGTCCGTCTCagagaggagacccagagcTCCTGGCCGAGGCCACGGTGGACATcaggaagctgcagcagttCCTCGTGGGACAGCAGGTCAACCCCAGCAAGGCCATGTGCA ATATCGTCCATCAGAACGTGGTCCACCTCATCCTGCTGCATGAAGACGTGTCTCTGCAGTACTTCATCCCAGCTGTGGCCTAG